The Arachis ipaensis cultivar K30076 chromosome B07, Araip1.1, whole genome shotgun sequence genomic interval AACAGGATGTCACAGATAAGTCATCTAACTCTGTTTCTGTTTCAAAATGTAGCCATATTAAGCCAAATAGACTTTTCTTCAGAATGCCAAAACCTGTTAGTTCTATTGCAAGTTCGTAGGAATAACAAGAAGGTTTAATAAGGGGAAAATTACACTAACCTCCCCTGAAATTTGGTAAAATTCACTGTGACCTCCCCAATTTACAAAAAACATAAGTTGACCTCCCTAAGGTTTAGACAATAGTTGTCCCGATACCCTAATAATATAAATTATGACACCAAATCCCTCAAACATAACACTATCATCACATAGAAGGAGGTTTTAGTTGTGACCTGAACAAATAGAAGGCCAACACTGAATTTCAACAAATGTTAACCAAGGTTAATGTAATTTGCCCTTAACAATGGCATTAATATAGTTGAGTGAAAAAAAGAGAGGAAGTGAAAAAGTTTCCAAGCAAAGCGTAATGCACAAGAAAAGTATAAGAATTGGTGTTAAAGAACATTGATGGCACAGCAAAGTGTAAATAACAAAGTGCAATGAGTATAAAAAAGAAGTATTACTTTGGATTAACAAACTCCTTTATAGCACCTCCTGTTCTTGAGAGTTCTTCAATGTAAGGACCAAGTTCTAAAATCAACTGTTAGAATGAGATATTGTCACTGTGCAGTAATCGCATTGGCACATTTAACCAAATAAGGACATGGATGCCACAAATAAAACAATAATTAACAATAACTGACAACATCATGATATTTCTAGTATTCCAAGTGAATTATGAATGGGTCAGTTGACGGCTCACATCCACTAGTGGTAGATTTCATGCCACTCAGGATAAAGGAGAATGTTTAAGTATGAAAGAGGATTACTTGGTTTATATTTCCTGGAAAGGGAGAGTAGCCATTCTCAGCATTGACATCTCCATCAGGGTATCCACTTGCTCTCAGAAGAGGATCTAGCTGATTGTATTCCACATTTATGACCATAGATCTCCCTATGATTAAGTGCATTGAAATCAATGGGAATGGGTGCAGGAAAATCAATTAACAGTGACATAATGATGTCAAGATAAAGATGGATTATAAGTAACATAATATTTTAAGACTTCTAAATGCCCNNNNNNNNNNNNNNNNNNNNNNNNNNNNNNNNNNNNNNNNNNNNNNNNNNNNNNNNNNNNNNNNNNNNNAAGTAATTAtctacatttttattttaataagatAGCATATATGGGCAACATTAACCACGTATCATTATGGGATACTTTGTACCCTAAAAAAAGGAGGTACTAAAGAAACCTCCATAGTTCTAATAAAATACCACCTCCTAGCATGAAAGAACAAAAGTATTGTTTTAAAACTACCATTGAACAGGAAAATTAGATGGTAACGTTTAAAGCACAGATAACTTGCCACTAATTATTATGCAATAATGCAAATGTATATACTCCCAAAATTTATTAAAACTATACATTTGTTATAAAATAAGTATATATTTGATCTCATTAGGAATATGCAAAATACTGATACATAGATCCAAATCATTTACAGGTAAGGAAAAAGTTGTATTCCACCATGACATACACAAAAAGCAAGCAGCCCTTTTTTTGGTATATTAGGATTACCAGATTAGGGATGGAAAGTTAAAATTTACCATCAGAGTGAGTGAGTTTGGTAATTCCACCAATGGCTTCTTTTGCTTTCCGAGGTACAGCAAGAGAGTTGACATGGTACTGTTTAGTAGCACTTACGCCTAGTGCTGATGGAATTGCCTGTATTTACTACACAATGAAGACTAAAGGGGACCGGAAAAAGTAACCAAAAGTGTGAAGAGATTAGAAAGAAATTAACCTTGAAGAGAAGTCCATTTGTATCTTGAAAAAAGAGAACCCACTTCAACCCAGCCTCATTCCTAACAAATGCATATCAAGATATAAATCTAACAAAGCATATCAACAGAAGACAAAGATCCAtttgttcttttaatttcaaGGAATTCTTGGAGACAATCCATCAAAATACACAACCGTCAACCAACATCTTAGTTTTACGTAAGAGCTTTTTTAATCTACCAATTATAACATCTCCAGAATTACTCAAACAGATAAAGTTTGCTTTATCTAAAACCAAAAATAGTGAGATCGGAAATGCATATGCAGATTTAAAAAAGGGTCAGAAAACTGTACTGAGCCATACCATACTTTCAGAATACCGCTGGAATAGAGAAGAGAATGCACATCTCCGTGGCCATGTGGTTTTGTCTACATAAAGAGAAATCATTAGTAGATTGACCGTGCTTGAAAATATAATAATGATAAATTAGTAAGAAACACTCCATTTGCAACAATACCTGAATTTGGTATTTGTTTTGAGGATCCAATGCAAGCCTGGCATCATTATCTTCTAAGCATGCAACTTTTTCCTGAATCATACAGAAAtataagaaatttttaaaataaattaaaatttgaactTTCTGTGAGACACCAAAAGACATACCTGCTTCAAAAGCGTTACTTGTTTGGGCTGCATACCAAAGTAAGAATTTGATTCTAATAATTCTAAGGTACGCCCATGGGTATCGTCAGATGTCATAATAACAAAAGGAATCTGTGTCTGGTTTTTACCTAATAAAAGAAAGGACTTTGAGTGGACTATAGTCTGAAACATTGCAAGAAAAGGAGGGAAAAAAGAATAAGAACAAAGAAAGAAATCCTAAGGATTTANNGCCAACAATTGTAGAACCTATCATTATGCAATCTTAGATTATCATACAATCAAGATGATTGTATTATGCGCTACATGAACATGGACTATGATTTCATAAGATATCTATGATATATGAAGTCATGAACTTTGTACCATTCTAATTGCTAAAAGAGGTGAATTTGTTTATACAGAAAAACTCTATATAGAAATATATGTTCAGTATTTTCTGGTGCATAGTGTGGAAAATATTTTAAGAAagcttttttttaacaaaataacacTTGCCCTATGCTTGATTTTTAGCAGTTTAGGCAACAGTTACAACACAGTTAAGGAGGAAGAAATTGCATATCCTTCTAAAAAGGGAAGCAATTTTCCAGAAAAATATAGTGTAGACAGAATATATCAATTTTGATATGGTGGCAGCAGAATGTTATTAGGGAGAAAGACAATTATACTAAGGTGTTTTTTTTCCATCAAAACAAATGGATCCTTGGTCCTTAAATTGTATAAGTGTCATTTGTTTTACCATATGAGTAACAAAATCTAACTATGACTCTAGTTCAATACACCAATTACGAATAATACTAACCTTGTGAGCTGGCTTCTTGAAGTGCCAATATATATTCAATGTAATGCTGTAAGAAGCATGTCCCAGTAGTGGTTTCCGCAGGAAGAGCAACCTGCAAAATATAGAGCATGCTCAAAAATCAAGAGCTAATTCCTTCAAATCTTGAATCTGAAGCTAATCCAAAAAGCCCTTTACAGCACATCAGAAACAGAGTCAATGATATATGCAAGGCATCCCATTACGAATAAAACTATCAATGACACAAAGTGACCAGATATTACCTTAATCCCACTATATCCAAGGCGCTCCCCAAGACCGCCAGCGACAAGAACAAAGGCAGCTTTCTGAGCCTCCTGAACACCCACCTCCTCGTATTTTATGAAGTTCTCATCGGCAAATGTCAAGGTTTCACCCGTTGGAACCTGCAAATTCATCATTAAACAACATTCTACACACAGACGCACACAATCTACAGATAGCCTCAATGTCCCAACCAAAAgttcaaattgaattgaattacatACTTTACATTGCATTGTTGATAACACAAATATGAAGTATCTCCAAATTCAAATCACATAACACTTAGATGCACATAAATGCATACATGTTAATGAAAATAATGACTTACCGAAGGTGTGAAGCCATCAAAAGGATTCTTGCCAGCCTTAGAATCAGCTAAGAGTTGTTTAGCGTTTTTAATGTAAGCTTGCAAGCCGCCAGGGTAACTAGAATCCAGCCGAGTCACCTGCACAAAAACGCAATGCCGTTTAGAGATCTATTTGAAATGAAATTATTCAGAGCATTAATTATGCAGGATGCACTGAAACACGAACCTGATCGATGAACGCTTTCTTCTTGTCGTCGTCGACGCCGGGACCCGGCCAATCACGAAACACGTGCTCTTGGCCATTATCCAACAGCATCTTCGCCAGCTCTTGCTGAATCCTCAAAAATCAGTATCATAATTCAGAATACAAGAATCTAGAGTGATTCGAAgtaaaaaaatgaagaagaaaagaacctgTTTCGGCGAGAGGAGGCTGAAATTGTCGCCGAGAGTGGAAGCCATGGAACCGAATCAGATCGCAAACAGAGAGAATGAGAGAGCGAgcgagcgagagagagagagagagagtgagggtAGAAGAAGGTGGTGAAGAGGATAGTACActatgaattaattaattaattagtgatTATGAATAGTTGATTAGTGTGTGACCGGATGCGACGGTGAAGCTTGTGGATCTGATGAGATGTCAAATGTTTCTCGGTTTCAATCTCATACCCACCGAGTTTACCTGTGTCTGACCGGATGGCACGGGTCACGGTATGTTAGTTAATTGGGCCCACTCAACATCATGTCACGTGGCATTCCccctttgttttatttattttctgaaTTCTGGGATTTTCTCTTCTACTACATTCTAATTGagtattttgaattttgatattaTTTGTTATTGTTGTTTTATCTGTAGGAAAAAAATGATGGATTGTTGAACAAAATGATAGATTGAtacttgataatattaaattaaattattaattattttgttagttcttataattttatctaattttttattttatttttatagtataaaatttataattgatAATTATTCTNNNNNNNNNNNNNNNNNNNNNNNNNNNNNNNNNNNNNNNNNNNNNNNNNNNNNNNNNNNNNNNNNNNNNNNNNNNNNNNNNNNNNNNNNNNNNNNNNNNNNNNNNNNNNNNNNNNNNNNNNNNNNNNNNNNNNNNNNNNNNNNNNNNNNNNNNNNNNNNNNNNNNNNNNNNNNNNNNNNNNNNNNNNNNNNNNNNNNNNNNNNNNNNNNNNNNNNNNNNNNNNNNNNNNNNNNNNNNNNNNNNNNNNNNNNNNNNNNNNNNNNNNNNNNNNNNNNNNNNNNNNNNNNNNNNNNNNNNNNNNNNNNNNNNNNNNNNNNNNNNNNNNNNNNNNNNNNNNNNNNNNNNNNNNNNNNNNNNNNNNNNNNNNNNNNNNNNNNNNNNNNNNNNNNNNNNNNNNNNNNNNNNNNNNNNNNNNNNNNNNNNNNNNNNNNNNNNNNNNNNNNNNNNNNNNGTAGTTAAAAAGAATCtaattaatttcttttatctaatttaaaattttaattacaaaCTTTTGAACTATAAAAACCTAAATTATAAGaacctaaattaaattaaagtataTGTATCCACTCAATTCCTTTTTCCAAGTAAAGGTGATTTTTTTGGTAGGAAAGTTAATGCAtagaatcaaaattaaatttacaagGATCTCATAATAACCCTAACTATAAATACCTCGCTTTTGATGTTCAAATATATTGTCTAGAACCAAAATATTGAAAGCcagaaaatatttatattaatatatgtAGATAGACAATACTATGTGCTATAAGTATAATGATATTTAGGTTGCCATTGGTTTAACTCAATCCCTAAAATTCTAATGTACAACAATTTTATACACCTTTAAAAAGGAACTAGTCATTACACCAATATGCAAATGCACTTGCTTTGCTCATTTCTCAGGTGGCTCTTCAAGTTGGTTATCATTGTTGAACATGATGCGTGGCTTTCCCATGCTGAAATTCAG includes:
- the LOC107606001 gene encoding UDP-sugar pyrophosphorylase 1 — its product is MASTLGDNFSLLSPKQQELAKMLLDNGQEHVFRDWPGPGVDDDKKKAFIDQVTRLDSSYPGGLQAYIKNAKQLLADSKAGKNPFDGFTPSVPTGETLTFADENFIKYEEVGVQEAQKAAFVLVAGGLGERLGYSGIKVALPAETTTGTCFLQHYIEYILALQEASSQGKNQTQIPFVIMTSDDTHGRTLELLESNSYFGMQPKQVTLLKQEKVACLEDNDARLALDPQNKYQIQTKPHGHGDVHSLLYSSGILKVWNEAGLKWVLFFQDTNGLLFKAIPSALGVSATKQYHVNSLAVPRKAKEAIGGITKLTHSDGRSMVINVEYNQLDPLLRASGYPDGDVNAENGYSPFPGNINQLILELGPYIEELSRTGGAIKEFVNPKYKDASKNEFKSSTRLECMMQDYPKTLPPSARVGFTVMDAWLAYAPVKNNAEDAAKVPKGNPYHSATSGEMYIYRANSRILKQVGVQVADPVVQVLNGQEVEVWPRITWKPKWGLTYSRIKSKVRGKSSISQRSTLAIKGQNIFIENLSLDGALIIDAVDNAEVNASGSVQNKGWTLETVDHKDSKEPEVLRIRGFKFNKVDQLEAKYTEPGKFTLKP